A region from the Achromobacter seleniivolatilans genome encodes:
- a CDS encoding Bug family tripartite tricarboxylate transporter substrate binding protein: MSTRFQAVRRTTLLALTLAIAGMGTAQAEQRVIRIVVPYGTGAVQDTIARAISEELGQALNASIVVENRAGAGGTVGTSQVARATPDGNTLVLAAASHNIAGYLYKNLSYNPYKDFTGVAYVGNTGYIILASAGLNVKNTAEFIQAVKAKPGGYDYASAGNGSASHLGMASFLTLAGAQMQHIPMKSTGDAVTELLAGRVQAVTAATIGVTAYRNDPRVTFLAYTGKTRSRFAPDLPTAAESGLPGYAFDSWLGLLAPAGIPAAERDKINAAVNKVLADPKVQTRLSSLGVEAEAKTPAQFQDLLKADWEAAGKLVEASGARVE; the protein is encoded by the coding sequence ATGTCTACCCGATTCCAAGCTGTACGCCGCACCACCCTGCTTGCCCTGACGCTGGCCATCGCCGGCATGGGCACGGCACAGGCCGAACAACGCGTTATCCGCATCGTCGTGCCTTACGGCACGGGCGCAGTGCAAGACACCATTGCGCGCGCCATCAGCGAAGAGCTGGGTCAGGCGCTGAATGCCTCCATCGTGGTGGAAAACCGCGCGGGTGCGGGCGGCACGGTGGGAACGTCTCAGGTGGCCCGCGCCACGCCGGACGGCAATACCTTGGTGTTGGCCGCCGCCAGCCACAACATCGCGGGTTATCTGTACAAGAACCTCAGCTACAACCCCTACAAAGACTTCACCGGCGTAGCCTACGTGGGCAACACGGGCTACATCATTCTGGCCTCGGCCGGGCTGAACGTGAAGAACACGGCAGAATTCATCCAGGCGGTCAAAGCCAAACCGGGCGGCTATGACTACGCGTCCGCAGGCAACGGCAGCGCGTCGCATCTGGGCATGGCATCGTTCCTGACCTTGGCAGGCGCGCAAATGCAGCACATTCCGATGAAATCCACGGGCGATGCCGTCACCGAACTGCTGGCTGGCCGCGTGCAAGCCGTTACCGCCGCCACCATCGGCGTTACCGCCTATCGCAACGACCCCCGCGTGACCTTCCTGGCCTACACCGGCAAGACCCGTTCACGCTTTGCGCCCGACCTGCCGACTGCTGCTGAAAGCGGACTGCCCGGCTACGCTTTTGATTCGTGGCTGGGCCTGCTGGCCCCGGCAGGCATCCCCGCCGCCGAACGCGACAAGATCAATGCGGCCGTGAACAAAGTGCTGGCCGACCCCAAGGTGCAGACGCGCCTGTCGTCGTTGGGCGTTGAAGCGGAGGCCAAAACCCCGGCGCAGTTTCAGGATCTGCTGAAGGCGGATTGGGAAGCTGCGGGCAAGCTGGTTGAAGCGTCTGGCGCCCGGGTGGAGTAG
- a CDS encoding M20 family metallopeptidase: MTREQALAQAEHCFDSGAFRALLARRLAVPTESQNPERAAVLASYLETEIRPAFEALGFTCRTLTHPKALAPFLYAERIEDAALPTVLGYGHGDVIRGLEKEWKEGLTPWALTEAEGRWYGRGIADNKGQHTINMEALRLVLETRGKLGFNAKYLIEMGEETGSMGLRELCAEHREMLSADLLIASDGPRLSANRPTIFLGARGSLNFDLSIEAREGGHHSGNWGGLISNPGIQLAHAISSIVSPTGQIRISEWVPAELPAAVRRALADCQVDGGADGPEIEPDWGEPGLSPAERVFGWCSFEVLAYKTGNPETPVNAIPPRAWARCQLRFVVGVDPEDLLPALRRHLDRHGFSMVKISLTRESMFCATRIDPDDAWVQWAVDSLERTSGEKTALLPNLGGSLPNDIFTDVLGLRTIWVPHSYPGCSQHAPNEHLPPELLRQALGLMTGLYWDLGAGGTPAVSR, from the coding sequence ATGACCCGTGAGCAAGCCCTCGCCCAAGCGGAACATTGTTTTGATTCGGGCGCCTTCCGCGCGCTGCTGGCTCGCCGGCTGGCGGTGCCAACCGAAAGCCAGAATCCCGAACGCGCCGCCGTACTGGCCAGCTATCTGGAAACCGAAATCCGTCCGGCGTTCGAAGCATTGGGCTTCACCTGCCGCACGCTGACGCACCCCAAGGCGCTGGCGCCCTTTCTATACGCCGAACGCATCGAGGACGCTGCGCTGCCCACCGTGCTGGGCTACGGTCACGGCGACGTGATCCGCGGACTGGAAAAAGAATGGAAAGAAGGTCTTACGCCCTGGGCGCTGACGGAGGCCGAAGGCCGCTGGTATGGCCGCGGCATTGCCGACAACAAGGGCCAGCACACGATCAATATGGAAGCGCTGCGGCTGGTGCTGGAAACGCGCGGCAAGCTGGGCTTTAACGCCAAATACCTGATCGAGATGGGTGAAGAAACCGGATCGATGGGCTTGCGCGAGCTGTGCGCCGAACACCGCGAGATGCTGTCGGCCGACCTGCTGATTGCATCCGATGGTCCGCGCCTGTCCGCCAATCGACCCACTATTTTTTTAGGCGCGCGCGGCAGTCTGAATTTTGACTTGTCCATCGAAGCGCGTGAGGGTGGCCATCACTCAGGTAACTGGGGCGGCCTGATCTCCAATCCGGGCATCCAACTGGCTCACGCGATATCAAGCATCGTATCGCCCACGGGCCAGATCCGTATTTCGGAATGGGTACCCGCCGAGCTGCCCGCCGCAGTGCGCCGCGCGCTGGCGGACTGCCAGGTCGATGGCGGCGCGGACGGCCCCGAGATTGAACCGGACTGGGGCGAACCGGGGCTGTCACCCGCCGAGCGCGTGTTTGGCTGGTGTTCGTTCGAGGTGCTGGCCTATAAAACCGGCAACCCGGAAACGCCCGTCAACGCCATCCCGCCGCGCGCCTGGGCCCGTTGCCAGCTGCGCTTTGTGGTGGGCGTGGACCCCGAGGATCTGTTGCCTGCGCTGCGCCGCCACCTGGATCGGCACGGCTTTTCGATGGTCAAGATTTCGCTCACGCGGGAATCCATGTTCTGCGCCACGCGCATCGATCCGGATGACGCCTGGGTGCAATGGGCGGTGGATTCTCTGGAACGCACGTCTGGCGAAAAAACCGCGCTGTTGCCCAACCTGGGCGGCTCCTTGCCCAATGACATCTTCACGGATGTGCTGGGCCTGCGCACGATCTGGGTGCCGCACTCCTACCCCGGCTGCTCGCAACATGCGCCCAACGAACACCTGCCGCCGGAATTGCTGCGCCAGGCGCTGGGGCTGATGACCGGGCTGTACTGGGATCTGGGCGCGGGCGGCACGCCCGCCGTCTCGCGTTAA